DNA sequence from the Brachybacterium sp. P6-10-X1 genome:
CTCACCGACACCTCCGGACAGGACGTCCCCCTCACCGAGGCCGAGCAGGCCGCCGAGGAGGCCCAGGAAGGCGAATGGTTCTCGACACTCTGGAAGAGCGTCGAGGGTGCCAGTCGTCTGACTCCCGAGGACATCCCGGACGAGACCGGCTCCACGGATGAGGACGTCCCCGACGAGGACCCCGCCGACACCACCGATCAGGATCCCGACCAGTGACAGCCCTTGCTCCCCTCCCGTACGAGACCTCGGCGGCCCCCCGCGATCTGAGGGCCATGCGCCAGCAGCTCGGCCGGGACATGCGCGGCGTGGTCTCCATCGCACGCCGCTGCGGCTGCGGCCGCCCCGCCGTGGTCCGCACCGCCCCCCGGCTGGAGGACGGCACTCCGTTCCCCACCTCGCTCTACCTCACCCTCCCGTGGCTCACGCTGGAGCTCTCGCGCCTGGAGGGCACGGGAGCGATGGCTGTGCTGACCGACCGGCTCGCCACCGATGAGGAGCTCGCCGCCGGGTACCGCCGTGCCCATGAGCGCTACCTCGCCCGACGGGCGGAGATCGGGGAGGCGGAGGAGGTCCGTCACGTCAGCGCGGGCGGCATGCCCACCCGCGTGAAGTGTCTCCACGCCCTGGCGGGCCAGGCGCTGGCCGAGGGGCCGGGCGTGAACCCCGTGGCCGACGAGGTGCTCGCGACCCTCGACGGGGTGCTGCCTGATCTGGTCTGCCGCTGCGAGCGCACGGAGGCCGAGGACACGACCGCCGACGAGGAGACCGCACGATGAGCCTGTCCGCACCGGTTGCCGCCATCGACTGCGGCACCAACTCCATCCGCCTGCTCATCGCCCGGCGCGAGGAATCCACCGGCGCCCTGGTCGATCTCGAGCGGCGCCTGGAGATGGTCCGCCTCGGCCTCGGGGTCGACCGCACGGGCCGGTTCGACCCGGTGGCGATCGAGCGCACCCTCGCCGCGGCCCGCCGCTACCGCGAGCTCATCACACACCACGGCGTCGCCACCGGCGACGTGCGCTTCGTCGCGACGTCGGCCACGCGGGACGCCGCCAATCGCGACGAGTTCATCGGCGGCATCCAGCGGATCCTCGGCGTCACGCCCGAGGTGATCAGCGGCGGGGAGGAGGCGGAGCTTTCCTTCCGCGGCGCCGTCAGCACCGTCCAGGGCCTGCCCGAGGGGCCGCGCCTGGTCGTCGACATCGGCGGCGGGTCCACCGAGCTGGTGCTCGGCACCGAGACCCCCACCCACCGCATCAGCCTGGACATCGGGTCGGTCCGTCTGACCGAGCGGCACCTGGCCTCCGACCCGCCCACGGCCCCGGAGATCGAGGCCGCCACCGCCGACGTCGACGCGATGCTCGAGACGGCCGCGGCCGCGGTGCCGCTCCAGCAGGCCACGGCACTGGTCGGCGTCGCCGGCACCGTGACCACGATCACAGCGGTCGTGGAGGGTCTGCAGGACTATCGGCCCGACGTCACCCACGGAGCCACCTCGCGGATCGAGGATGTCGAGTCGGTGTGCCGTGACCTGCTCGCCCGTACCCGGGCGCAGCGCGCACAGCACCGGATGATCCACCCCGGGCGCATCGACGTGATCGGAGCCGGCGCCCTGATCTGGTCGCGCATCATGGAGCGGGTGGCCGCGGCCTCCGGAATCACCCGGGCCCGCACCAGCGAACATGACATCCTGGACGGAATCGCCCTGGACCTGCTGGATCGCGCAGTCTGAACGAAGCCGGGCGGGATCGCGCGCAGCGCCGCGCGCGAGCAGCCCCGCAGAACGGGGTTGCCGACGCGACGGCCCGCGGCACGGCGTGTCCATGGATGGTGCCGTTTTTGTCTCCAGCCCCCCTGAGTTCTAGGCTGGGGTCCATGAACACCACTTTCGGCGGTAAGCCCCATGTCCTGATCCTCGGCGGCGGTTCCGTCGGCCTGACGACTGCGTCCGATCTGCGCAAGACCCTCGGTTCCGAGGTCGCCATCACGATCGTCGACCCGCGGCCGTACATGACCTACGCCCCCTTCCTCCCCGAGGTCGGCGCGGGCAGCATCGACCCCCGCAACGTCCTCGCGCCGCTGCGCAAGATGCTCACGGGCACCAAGGTCGTCACCGGTGCGGTCTCCCAGATCCGCAGTGCGGAGAACACCGTCGTGGTCAGCACCGAGGAGGACGTCCAGCTGGAGATCTCCTACGACTACCTGGTCGTCGGCCTCGGCTCCGTCCCGCGACTGCTGCCGATTCCCGGCCTGGCCGAGAACGCCATCGGCTTCAAGCAGGTCGAGGAGGCCGTGGCCGTCCGCGACCGCATCCTCTCCAGCCTCGCCGAGGCCGCGTCCACCAAGGACCCGAAGATCCGCAAGCGACTGCTCACCTTCACCTACGTCGGCGGCGGCTTCGCCGGCGGCGAGGCGGTCGCGGAGGCCGAGGACATGGTCCGCGACGCCCTGCGCTACTACCCGGACCTGCACGCCTCGGACATCCGTTTCGTGCTGATCGACGCCGCTCCGTTCGTGTTCCCCGAGCTCACCGAGGACCAGCGCGCCTATGTCCTGAACCAGCTGCGCGAGCGCGGTGTCGAGGTCAAGCTCGAGACCTTCCTGAACTCCGTCGAGGACGGCGTCATCAAGACCAGCGACGGCGACGAGTTCGAGTCCGGGATGCTGGTGTGGAACGCCGGCGTCAAGCCGAACCCGGTGCTCGGCGACGACGAGACCTCCGACCTGCCGGTCATCTCCGAGCGCGGCCCCATGATGGGCAAGCTCGACGCGCTGGCCGACCTCCGCGTCAACGGCACCGACGGGCCGCTGGAGAACGTGTTCGCCGCCGGCGACTGCGCCGCGGTGCCGGACCTCGCCTCGGGCGAGGGCAAGTTCTGCCCGCCCAACGCCCAGCACGCCGTGCGGCAGGGCAAGCGCGTGGCGGATAACATCGCCCGCTCCGTGCAGGGTCGTCCGCTGGTGGACTACTACCACAAGAACCTCGGCGTCATGGCGACCCTGGGCATGTACAAGGGCGTGGGCCGCCTGAACCTGGCCGACAAGGAGATCGACATCCGCGGCCTGCCGGCCTGGGTCATGGCCCGTTCGTACCACGTGTACGCGATGCCGACCTTCGGCCGGAAGGCGGCGGTCATCGCCGGCTGGGCGACCAACCTGATCTCCCGCCGCGACATCATCGGCATCCCCGAGAACTCGACCCCCCGCGCGGCCTTCGAGTACGCCGCGAACACGGGCAAGAAGAAGTGATCCGGTCGGGAGCGGCGGTCGGCTGACCCCGCTCCCGTCCCAGATCGAGGCACCGCCGCACGTCACGCGGCGGTGCCTCGCTGCGTCCGGGGTGCCGGTCCCGGACACGACGGTCTCATCGGTCCCGCACGTACCGTCCGAGGGTGACGAAGTATGCTCATATACTCCATCACCTGAGCAGGTATGATCAGAGCCCGTGGCCGCCGCGGCCGAGCCGGGAGGACCAGGAGGAAAGGACCTCATGGAGATCCACATCGTGACCGACGCCGCCGAGGGGGCGCAGGCGGTCGCCGACGTCTTCGCACGGACGCTGCAGGAGACCGCCGAGGCGGGCACGGTCCTCGGGCTGGCCACCGGGTCCTCCCCGGTCCCGGCCTACACCGAGCTGATCCGTCGCCACCGCGAGGAGGGACTCTCCTTCGCCGGGGCGCGAGCCTTCCTGCTGGACGAGTACGTCGGCCTGTCCGCCGGCCACGAGCAGAGCTATCACCGCTTCATCCGTGAGAACTTCACCGCCCACGTCGACATCGACGATGCCGCCGTCCTCTCGCCCGACGGCTCCACCGCTGATCCAGCAGCGGAGGCCGCGGCCTACGACCGGCGGATCAGCGAGGCCGGCGGAGTGGATCTGCAGATCCTCGGGATCGGCTCCAACGGGCACATCGCTTTCAACGAGCCGAGCAGCTCCCTGGCCTCCCGCACGCGGGTCGTCGGGCTGACCCGCCGGACGATCGCCGACAACGCCCGCTTCTTCGAGAACCCTGAGGACGTTCCCGTCCGCGCGCTCAGCCAGGGCCTGGGAACGATCCGTGAGGCGCGCCGCATCGTGCTGACCGCGACCGGTGAGGGCAAGGCAGAGGCCGTGGCCCAGCTCGTCGAGGGACCGATCAGCGCGCGCTGGCCCGCCACCAGCCTCCAGCTGCACCCGGAGGTGACCGTGGTGGTGGACGAGGCGGCCGCCTCCCGGCTCGAGCTCGCCGACTACTATCGCCACACCCGCCGTCTCGAGCAGGCGGGATCCGTCACGCCTCACAGCTGATGCTGCGGGGACGGGGCGACTGCGCGGGACGGGGCCGGATACGATCGCTCCCATGCAGAAGGCCGTTCCCCCCTCCTCATCGACCACCTCGGCGGTCACGGCACCGCCCAGCGGATTCGACCGGTTCTTCCGGATCTCCGAGCGTGGCTCGACGCCCGTCCGCGAGATCCGCGGTGGGCTGGTCACGTTCTTCTCGATGTGTTACATCGTGGTGCTCAACCCGCTGATCATCGGGACCGTGCCGGACTCGACCGGCCAGTTCCTGGGCGGAGGGTCCGAGCCCAACCTGCCGGCGGTGGCCGCCGGCACCGCCCTGATCGCGGGCCTGCTGAGCATCTTCATGGGGGCCTGGGCGAAGTTCCCGCTGGCGCTGGCGACCGGGCTCGGCCTGAACGCCTACATCGCCTACTCGGTGGTGCCCCTGCCCGGGATGACCTGGGGCGGGGCCATGGGCCTGGTCCTGCTCGAGGGCGTGGTCATCCTGGTCCTGGTGCTGACCGGCTTCCGCAGAGCGGTCTTCAACGCCGTGCCGCCGTTCCTCAAGACCGCGATCGCCGTCGGCATCGGTCTGTTCATCGCCTTCCTCGGACTGTTCAACGCGAAGTTCGTGACCACCGCGACCGGCACCCCCGTGCAGCTGGGCAACGACGGCTCGCTGACCGGATGGCCGACCGTCGTGTTCGTCGCCGGGCTGCTGCTGATGTTCGTCCTCTGGGTGCGCAAGGTCCCCGGAGCCATTCTCATCGCGATCATCTCGGCGACCGTCCTGTCGATCGTCATCGAGCGCTTCCTGCACCTGGGGGCCTTCGCAGCGCCGGACGACACCGGCGCGGGCGGGAATCCCGGCGGCTGGGCGATGAACGTCCCGGCGATCACCGAGTTCCCGATCCAGGTTCCGGACTTCGCGACCCTGCTGACCGTCGATCCGATCGGGGGCATCACCGCCGCCGGCGGCATCGGCGCGATCGTCATCGTCTTCTCCCTGCTGCTGGCCGATTTCTTCGACACCATGGGCACGATGGTCGCCGTCGGCTCCGAGGCGGACCTCGTCGACGAGAAGGGGGAGATCCCCTATTCCCAGAGGATCCTGGTGGTGGACTCGGTGGCCGCGATCGCCGGCGGCGCCGGCGGCGTCTCCTCCAACACCAGCTTCGTCGAATCCACCTCGGGCGTCGCCGAGGGGGCGCGCACCGGCCTCGCCTCGGTCGTGGTCGGCATCGCCTTCCTGCTGACGACCTTCCTGTCCCCGCTGGTGGCCCTGGTGCCCTACGAGGCCGCCACCCCCGCCCTGGTGATGGTCGGCTTCCTGATGATGACGCAGGTCTCCGACCTGGACTTCACCGACGTCGAGGTCGCCCTGCCGGCCTTCCTGACCATCATCCTGATGCCCTTCGCCTACTCGATCACGGTCGGCATGGGTGCGGGCTTCCTGATGTACGTCCTGATCCGAGTGGTGCGCGGCAAGGCGCGCGAGGTGCACTGGCTCATGTACGTCATCGCGGTGCTGTTCATCGTGTACTTCCTGCGAGGAGCCCTCGAGGGCCTGGTGCTGTGATGGCGCGCGGTGCGCAGGAGGCGTCCGACGGGCCCGACGAGGCTGCCGCCGACGGCGCGAGGGCCGCTGACGCGGCCACCGGGGGCGCGAACGACGAGGTCACCGGGGGCGCGCACGACGAGGTCACGGAGTTGGCGGCCGACCTGCGACGACTGCTGCTGGTCTCCTCCCGGATCCTGCGGTCCCACACCGCGTCGGAGGACGTCTCCGCCTCCCAGTTCTCCGTGCTGGCGTATCTGCAGCGCTCGGGCACCTCGACGCCCGGCGCCCTCGCCGACTTCGAGCACGTCAGCCCGCCGGTGATGACCCGGATTCTGGGCCGCCTCGAGGAGGCCTCCCTGGTGCAGCGTGCCGCGCATCCCGCGGATGGCCGCCAGGTGCAGGTCACCCTCACCGACGCCGGGGAGCAGGTCGTGCTCGAGGGACGCGCCGAGCGCGACGCCTGGCTGCGCCGCAGACTCCAGGCAGCAGGACCCCAGGAGCGCCGGACCCTCCGCGAGGCGACGGCGCTGCTGAGACGCACGCTGGTCGAGCGGCGCGACTGAGCGTCGCAGCGACCGGCCCCGGCGGGCGATGCGATGTCGCGGCGTGACCCGCCGACGCAGGACGACCGGGCATTGCCGTTCCCGTGACACGGACGCGCACCGGACACGGAACGGCCGGACCACCTCGAAGGGGGTCCGGCCGTCATGCGGCGAGCGGCCTCCTGGGCCCCGCAGCTCAGGCAGAACGATCCAGCACGTGGTCGAGCACGGCGAGGAGCGCAGCGACGTCGTCCTCCCCGACGGCCGGGAAGGTCGCGATCCGCAGCTGATTGCGCCCCAGCTTGCGATACGGCTCGATGTCGAGAACGCCGTGGGCGCGCAGCACGGCGGTGATCGCCGTGGCGTCGATCGACTCCTCGACGTCCAGCGTGGTCACGACCTGGGAGCGGGCCCGCGGGTCGCTCACGAAGGGCGTGATCTCGGGGCGTCGGGCAGCCCACTCCTGGAGCATGCCGCTGGTGGCGGCCGTGCGCGCATCCGCCCAGGCGAGGCCGCCCTGATCGAGCATCCACTCGATCTGCTCCACCATCAGCACCAGGGTCGCCACCGCCGGGGTGTTGAGGGTCTGATCCTTCCGCGAGTTCTCGATCGCACTGGTCAAGGAGAGGAACGAGGGGATCCATCGATCCCCGGCGGCGGCGAGGCGCTCCGCCCGCTCGATCGCGGCAGGGGAGAGGAGGGCGAGCCAGATCCCGCCGTCGGAGGCGAACGCCTTCTGCGGAGCGAAGTAGTACGCATCGGTCTGGGCGACGTCCACCATCACCCCGCCCGCGGCGGAGGTGGCATCGACCAGGACCAGCTGATCGCCGCCTGCCCCGTCGGGACGGCGCACCGGCGCCATCACCCCCGTGGAGGTCTCGTTGTGGGGCCAGGCGTAGGCGTCCACGTCCTTGCGGGACACCGGGGCCGGGAGCGAGCCGGGGTCGGCCCGCACGATCTCGGGTTCGCCGAGGTGCGGGGCATCGGCGACCTCGGTGGCGAACTTCTGGGAAAACTCGCCGAGGACCAGATGCTGCGAGCGGCGTTCGATCAACTCCAGGGCGGCGACATCCCAGAACGCGGTGGACCCGCCGTTGCCGAGAACGACCTCGTACCCCTCCGGCAGCGAGAACAGTTCGCGCAGACCGGCCCGGATCCGCGCGACGAGCTGCTTGACCGGGGCCTGGCGGTGCGAGGTGCCCAGCACCGAGCGGGACATGGAGCTCAGCACGTCCACCTGCGCATCCCGGATGCGGGAGGGACCGGAGCCGAAACGACCGTCCGACGGGAGCAGCTCCCGGGGGATCGACAGACCGCGGATGGTCTCGGCGCGTGCGGTGCGGGCATCGGACATCGGCTGCTCCTGAAGATGCGTCAGCGGTGCCGTCGGCGGGTCCGGCGGCGGTGATGTCCATCCTGCCAGTCACCGGCCCCGGGCCTCCGAGCGGTCCGCGTCCGGCACCCGGACCGGCGAGAGCCATGGGAAGATCGGAGCATGAGCCGTGCCGATCTCGACAAGCAGCCGTACGACGTCGCGGGGATGTTCGACAGCATCGCCGGGCGATACGACCTCATGAACGACGTCGCCGCCCTGGGGCAGGTCCAGATGTGGCGCTCCGCGATGGTCGACGCGCTCGAGATCGAGGCCGAGGACACGGTGCTGGATCTTGCGGCAGGCACCGGCACCTCGTCCACCGCGATCGCCCGCGCCGGCGCCCGCGTCGTCGCCGCCGACTTCTCTCTGGGGATGATGGCCGAGGGCCGACGCCGAGGGGCCCCGGTCCCGTTCATCGGTGCGGACGCGCAGCACCTGCCCTTCGCCGAGGACTCCTTCGACGCCGCCGTGATCTCCTTCGGTCTGCGCAATGTGCACAGGCCGCAGTCCGCTCTGGCCGAGATGGTGCGCGTGGTCCGGCCCGGGGGACGGGTGGTCGTCTGTGAGTTCTCGACCCCTACCTCGCCGTTGTTCCGCACTGTCTACGAGAAGTACCTGCTGCGTGCGCTCCCGGCGGTCGCCCGACGGGTCGCCACGAGCGCGGAGGCCTACGACTACCTCGCCGAGTCGATCCTCGAATGGCCCGATCAGGAGTCCCTGCGCCGCTGGTTCCTCGACGGCGGCCTCGTCCGGGCTCAGTACCGGAACCTCACCGGGGGGATCGTCGCGCTGCACCGTGGGGTCGTGCCTCACACCTGAGGACCGGCCCTCGGTCAGCAGCTCCGTCCGCCGGCGCCACCGCACCGCCCGGAACCTCGAGAAGGTCCAGCTGACCTGCATCGTCGTCCGCGCCGCGACGATGTGTCGCAGCACACGGCCGGAAGGCGCGTTCTGGCTTGACGGGTGGTCGGGACCTGCGTAATGTTCTTCCTCGTGCCCAGCAGAACGGGACAGCGGAAAGGCCGGAAGGTTTGACCGTGAATCTCGGACTGGCGGGTACGACAGGTCTCTCCGGAAGGAGTTGGCGCGGCGGGGATCACATCCCACCGAGTTGACATGGGGGACCGGAACCCCTAAGTTATAAGGGTTGCCCCGGAGCTGAAGAGCCGAAAGGTTCGGATCTCTGAGTGCGCGTGTTGCTTGATATCTCAATAGCGTGTCTGTTTATTGATGCCATTATTTTGAATGGCAAATTTTAACGGATGATTAGCAGTTTATGCTAGTTGTTTGTTGTTTGCTGGGATTTTTCTATGTTTTCATGGAGAGTTTGATCCTGGCTCAGGACGAACGCTGGCGGCGTGCTTAACACATGCAAGTCGAACGATGACGGTGGTGCTTGCACTGCCTGATTAGTGGCGAACGGGTGAGTAACACGTGAGTAACCTGCCCCCCTCTTCGGGATAACCTCGAGAAATCGAGGCTAATACCGGATATGAGTTTCCACCGCATGGTGGTTGCTGGAAAGTTTTTCGGTGGGGGATGGACTCGCGGCCTATCAGTTTGTTGGTGAGGTAATGGCTCACCAAGGCGATGACGGGTAGCCGGCCTGAGAGGGCGACCGGCCACACTGGGACTGAGACACGGCCCAGACTCCTACGGGAGGCAGCAGTGGGGAATATTGCACAATGGGCGAAAGCCTGATGCAGCGACGCCGCGTGAGGGATGACGGCCTTCGGGTTGTAAACCTCTTTCAGTAGGGAAGAAGCGAGAGTGACGGTACCTGCAGAAGAAGCGCCGGCTAACTACGTGCCAGCAGCCGCGGTAATACGTAGGGCGCAAGCGTTGTCCGGAATTATTGGGCGTAAAGAGCTTGTAGGTGGCTTGTCGCGTCTGCCGTGAAAACCCGAGGCTCAACCTCGGGCGTGCGGTGGGTACGGGCAGGCTAGAGTGTGGTAGGGGAGACTGGAACTCCTGGTGTAGCGGTGAAATGCGCAGATATCAGGAAGAACACCGATGGCGAAGGCAGGTCTCTGGGCCATTACTGACACTGAGAAGCGAAAGCATGGGTAGCGAACAGGATTAGATACCCTGGTAGTCCATGCCGTAAACGTTGGGCACTAGGTGTGGGGGACATTCCACGTTTTCCGCGCCGTAGCTAACGCATTAAGTGCCCCGCCTGGGGAGTACGGCCGCAAGGCTAAAACTCAAAGGAATTGACGGGGGCCCGCACAAGCGGCGGAGCATGCTGATTAATTCGATGCAACGCGAAGAACCTTACCAAGGCTTGACATGGACCGGACGGCTGCAGAGATGTGGCTTTCTTTGGACTGGTTCACAGGTGGTGCATGGTTGTCGTCAGCTCGTGTCGTGAGATGTTGGGTTAAGTCCCGCAACGAGCGCAACCCTCGTTCCATGTTGCCAGCGCGTCGTGGCGGGGACTCATGGGAGACTGCCGGGGTCAACTCGGAGGAAGGTGGGGACGACGTCAAATCATCATGCCCCTTATGTCTTGGGCTTCAAGCATGCTACAATGGTCGGTACAATGGGTTGCGAAGCTGTGAGGTGGAGCGAATCCCAAAAAGCCGGCCTCAGTTCGGATTGGGGTCTGCAACTCGACCCCATGAAGTCGGAGTCGCTAGTAATCGCAGATCAGCAACGCTGCGGTGAATACGTTCCCGGGCCTTGTACACACCGCCCGTCAAGTCACGAAAGTCGGTAACACCCGAAGCCAGTGGCCCATCCTCGTGAGGGAGCTGTCGAAGGTGGGATCGGTGATTGGGACTAAGTCGTAACAAGGTAGCCGTACCGGAAGGTGCGGCTGGATCACCTCCTTTCTAAGGAGCATCACCATTATGGTGGCCATCGTCCTGCCCGAGTGTGGTGGGGGTGGTTGCTCACGGGTGGAACATCGATGAATGGGCACTTCGCTGGTTCTTGCTGGCTCTAGTACGACTCCGTGTTGCGGGGTGTGGAACGAGTGGGGTGGGCTGGTTCGAGGTGGAGACACGCTATTGGGTTGTGAGGCTGCACGCGTCCCTGGTGCCTGTGGGTGTCGGGGTGTGTGGCTGGTCCTCCCTCGTCATGAGTCACTGTTGTGGTGGTCGTGGTGGGTGTGGGGTTGTTTCTTGAGAACTACATAGTGGACGCGAGCATCTTGTAAGCAATTTTTATGATTTTGTGTCTTTGTGTTGCTAAGTTTTTTAGAGCGCACGGTGGATGCCTTGGCAAGAAGAGCCGACGAAGGACGTGTGAGTCTGCGTTAAGCCTCGGGAGTTGACAACAGAGCTGTGATCCGAGGATGTCCGAATGGGGAAACCCACCGCGAGTCATGTCGCGGTACCCGCCATTGAATGTATAGGTGGTGTGGAGGGAACGCGGGGAAGTGAAACATCTCAGTACCCGCAGGAAGAGAAAACAAAGAGTGATTCCGTGAGTAGTGGCGAGCGAAAGCGGAGGTGGCTAAACCTGGTCTGTGTGATACCCGGCAGGGGTTGCAGGTTGGGGGTTGTGGGACGTGTCTGGTCTGTCTGCCGGCGGATCGACGTGGACGCATAGTGGTAGTCGAAGTCGTGGTGAGTGCGACGGCGTAGAGGGTGTGACCCCCGTAGACGAAACTGGTGTGCGGCGTGATGCTGTTCCCGAGTAGCACCGGGCCCGTGAAATCCGGTGTGAATCTGCCAGGACCACCTGGTAAGCCTGAATACTACTTCTTGACCGATAGCGGACAAGTACCGTGAGGGAAAGGTGAAAAGCACCCCGGGAGGGGAGTGAAATAGTACCTGAAACCGTGTGCTTACAATCCGTCGGAGCCTTGAGGGGTGACGGCGTGCCTTTTGAAGAATGAGCCTGCGAGTTAGTGGTCGGTGGCGAGGTTAACCCGTGTGGGGTAGCCGTAGCGAAAGCGAGTCTGAACGGGGCGTTCAGTCGCCGGCTCTAGACCCGAAGCGAAGTGATCTATCCATGGGCAGTGTGAAGCGCGGGTAAGACCGCGTGGAGGCGCGAACCCACTTCAGTTGAAAATGGAGGGGATGACCTGTGGATAGGGGTGAAAGGCCAATCAAACTTCGTGATAGCTGGTTCTCCCCGAAATGCATTTAGGTGCAGCGTTGCGTGTTTCGTGTCGGAGGTAGAGCACTGGATAGGCGATGGGCCCCACCGGGTTACTGACCTTAGCCAAACTCCGAATGCCGATACGTGAGAGCGCAGCAGTGAGACTGTGGGGGATAAGCTTCATGGTCGAGAGGGAAACAGCCCAGAACATCAGCTAAGGCCCCTAAGCGTGTGCTAAGTGGAAAAGGATGTGGAGTTGCTGAGACAACCAGGAGGTTGGCTTAGAAGCAGCCACCCTTGAAAGAGTGCGTAATAGCTCACTGGTCAAGTGATTCTGCGCCGACAATTTAGCGGGGCTCAAGTACACCGCCGAAGCTGTGTCACTCCAGACGTATGTGCTGGGGTGGGTAGGGGAGCGTCGTGCAGCCGGTGAAGCCGCGGGGGAACCCAGTGGTGGAGGCTGTACGAGTGAGAATGCAGGCATGAGTAGCGATAGACGGGTGAGAAACCCGTC
Encoded proteins:
- a CDS encoding DUF501 domain-containing protein, producing MRQQLGRDMRGVVSIARRCGCGRPAVVRTAPRLEDGTPFPTSLYLTLPWLTLELSRLEGTGAMAVLTDRLATDEELAAGYRRAHERYLARRAEIGEAEEVRHVSAGGMPTRVKCLHALAGQALAEGPGVNPVADEVLATLDGVLPDLVCRCERTEAEDTTADEETAR
- a CDS encoding Ppx/GppA phosphatase family protein: MSAPVAAIDCGTNSIRLLIARREESTGALVDLERRLEMVRLGLGVDRTGRFDPVAIERTLAAARRYRELITHHGVATGDVRFVATSATRDAANRDEFIGGIQRILGVTPEVISGGEEAELSFRGAVSTVQGLPEGPRLVVDIGGGSTELVLGTETPTHRISLDIGSVRLTERHLASDPPTAPEIEAATADVDAMLETAAAAVPLQQATALVGVAGTVTTITAVVEGLQDYRPDVTHGATSRIEDVESVCRDLLARTRAQRAQHRMIHPGRIDVIGAGALIWSRIMERVAAASGITRARTSEHDILDGIALDLLDRAV
- a CDS encoding NAD(P)/FAD-dependent oxidoreductase; its protein translation is MNTTFGGKPHVLILGGGSVGLTTASDLRKTLGSEVAITIVDPRPYMTYAPFLPEVGAGSIDPRNVLAPLRKMLTGTKVVTGAVSQIRSAENTVVVSTEEDVQLEISYDYLVVGLGSVPRLLPIPGLAENAIGFKQVEEAVAVRDRILSSLAEAASTKDPKIRKRLLTFTYVGGGFAGGEAVAEAEDMVRDALRYYPDLHASDIRFVLIDAAPFVFPELTEDQRAYVLNQLRERGVEVKLETFLNSVEDGVIKTSDGDEFESGMLVWNAGVKPNPVLGDDETSDLPVISERGPMMGKLDALADLRVNGTDGPLENVFAAGDCAAVPDLASGEGKFCPPNAQHAVRQGKRVADNIARSVQGRPLVDYYHKNLGVMATLGMYKGVGRLNLADKEIDIRGLPAWVMARSYHVYAMPTFGRKAAVIAGWATNLISRRDIIGIPENSTPRAAFEYAANTGKKK
- the nagB gene encoding glucosamine-6-phosphate deaminase, which translates into the protein MEIHIVTDAAEGAQAVADVFARTLQETAEAGTVLGLATGSSPVPAYTELIRRHREEGLSFAGARAFLLDEYVGLSAGHEQSYHRFIRENFTAHVDIDDAAVLSPDGSTADPAAEAAAYDRRISEAGGVDLQILGIGSNGHIAFNEPSSSLASRTRVVGLTRRTIADNARFFENPEDVPVRALSQGLGTIREARRIVLTATGEGKAEAVAQLVEGPISARWPATSLQLHPEVTVVVDEAAASRLELADYYRHTRRLEQAGSVTPHS
- a CDS encoding NCS2 family permease, yielding MQKAVPPSSSTTSAVTAPPSGFDRFFRISERGSTPVREIRGGLVTFFSMCYIVVLNPLIIGTVPDSTGQFLGGGSEPNLPAVAAGTALIAGLLSIFMGAWAKFPLALATGLGLNAYIAYSVVPLPGMTWGGAMGLVLLEGVVILVLVLTGFRRAVFNAVPPFLKTAIAVGIGLFIAFLGLFNAKFVTTATGTPVQLGNDGSLTGWPTVVFVAGLLLMFVLWVRKVPGAILIAIISATVLSIVIERFLHLGAFAAPDDTGAGGNPGGWAMNVPAITEFPIQVPDFATLLTVDPIGGITAAGGIGAIVIVFSLLLADFFDTMGTMVAVGSEADLVDEKGEIPYSQRILVVDSVAAIAGGAGGVSSNTSFVESTSGVAEGARTGLASVVVGIAFLLTTFLSPLVALVPYEAATPALVMVGFLMMTQVSDLDFTDVEVALPAFLTIILMPFAYSITVGMGAGFLMYVLIRVVRGKAREVHWLMYVIAVLFIVYFLRGALEGLVL
- a CDS encoding MarR family winged helix-turn-helix transcriptional regulator, with the translated sequence MARGAQEASDGPDEAAADGARAADAATGGANDEVTGGAHDEVTELAADLRRLLLVSSRILRSHTASEDVSASQFSVLAYLQRSGTSTPGALADFEHVSPPVMTRILGRLEEASLVQRAAHPADGRQVQVTLTDAGEQVVLEGRAERDAWLRRRLQAAGPQERRTLREATALLRRTLVERRD
- the serC gene encoding phosphoserine transaminase yields the protein MSDARTARAETIRGLSIPRELLPSDGRFGSGPSRIRDAQVDVLSSMSRSVLGTSHRQAPVKQLVARIRAGLRELFSLPEGYEVVLGNGGSTAFWDVAALELIERRSQHLVLGEFSQKFATEVADAPHLGEPEIVRADPGSLPAPVSRKDVDAYAWPHNETSTGVMAPVRRPDGAGGDQLVLVDATSAAGGVMVDVAQTDAYYFAPQKAFASDGGIWLALLSPAAIERAERLAAAGDRWIPSFLSLTSAIENSRKDQTLNTPAVATLVLMVEQIEWMLDQGGLAWADARTAATSGMLQEWAARRPEITPFVSDPRARSQVVTTLDVEESIDATAITAVLRAHGVLDIEPYRKLGRNQLRIATFPAVGEDDVAALLAVLDHVLDRSA
- a CDS encoding demethylmenaquinone methyltransferase, with amino-acid sequence MSRADLDKQPYDVAGMFDSIAGRYDLMNDVAALGQVQMWRSAMVDALEIEAEDTVLDLAAGTGTSSTAIARAGARVVAADFSLGMMAEGRRRGAPVPFIGADAQHLPFAEDSFDAAVISFGLRNVHRPQSALAEMVRVVRPGGRVVVCEFSTPTSPLFRTVYEKYLLRALPAVARRVATSAEAYDYLAESILEWPDQESLRRWFLDGGLVRAQYRNLTGGIVALHRGVVPHT